Below is a genomic region from Caulobacter rhizosphaerae.
GGACGAAAGCCGGTGGATCTGGCCGACGATCGGATAGGTCATGGCGGACGCCTCGCTCACGAACGCACCCGCGGCAACGCATCCAGCCAGCGGGCGTAGGCGGCCTCGCGGGTCACCGTGTCGAACGCCGGCGTCAGCACCTCCGCCTCCGGCCGCGCCTTCACCGCGTCCTCGACCGAGCCGTAGACCCCCGCCCCCACCCCGGCGAACAGAGCCGCGCCCAGGGCGGTGGTCTCCTGGTAGCTGGCCCGGTGCACGGGCAGGCCGGTCAGGTCGGCCAGGCGCTGGCTGAACCAGGCGCTCTTGGCCATGCCGCCGTCGATGCGCAGGGCCGCGTCTTCGAAGGCCGAAGGAGCGTCGGCCCGCATGGCCTCGATCAGGTCGCGGCCCTGGAAGACGCAGGAGTCGAAGGTGGCCTGGGCGATCTCGGCCAGGCCGGCGTCACGGGTCAGGCCGAACACCGCGCCGCGCGCCTCGGCGTCCCACCACGGCGCGCCCAGGCCGGTGAAGGCGGGCACCACCACCACCCCGTGGTCGCCGCGCGCCGTGCGGGCCAGGGCCTCGGCCCCGCGCGGTCCGCCCGTCACGCCCAGCCCCTCGTTCAGCCACTGGATCGCCGCCCCGGCCACGAAGATCGAGCCCTCCAGGGCATAGGTCGTCCGCCCGCCGACCCGCGCCGCCACAGTGGTCAGCAGTCGCGACGCCGAATGCGGCCGGGTCTCGCCGGTATTGACCAGCATGAAGCCGCCGGTGCCGTAGGTGACCTTCATCTCACCCGGATGGATGCAGCCCTGCCCCATCAGCGCCGCCTGCTGGTCGCCGGCCACGCCGCGGATCGGCAGGGGCCGGCCCAGGATGTCCGGCGTCACCCGGCCGTAGTCGGCGGCGCAGTCCA
It encodes:
- the glpK gene encoding glycerol kinase GlpK, with translation MGQPLILALDQGTTSTRAILFQADGKPVCDASRPLRQSYPRDGWVEHDADEIYAACVGVLRDTVEKCDRDSADIVALGITNQRETVVVWDKATGRPIHPAIVWQDRRTAEVCDRLRDEGHEPAVTAATGLLLDPYFSGTKIAWILDKVPGARRRAEAGELLCGTIDSWVIWRLTGKEAHVTDATNASRTLLFDIQAQDWSDEMLALFDVPRALLPAVLDCAADYGRVTPDILGRPLPIRGVAGDQQAALMGQGCIHPGEMKVTYGTGGFMLVNTGETRPHSASRLLTTVAARVGGRTTYALEGSIFVAGAAIQWLNEGLGVTGGPRGAEALARTARGDHGVVVVPAFTGLGAPWWDAEARGAVFGLTRDAGLAEIAQATFDSCVFQGRDLIEAMRADAPSAFEDAALRIDGGMAKSAWFSQRLADLTGLPVHRASYQETTALGAALFAGVGAGVYGSVEDAVKARPEAEVLTPAFDTVTREAAYARWLDALPRVRS